GTTAAGGTATGACGACTCATTCACTTGTCGCCTAGCTGCATCATGAATTATTTAGAGCACAGTTCCAAAAAGTGGTTGGCTTTTCTTCAAAACCCACACTCTTCCATAATGATTATAAAAACCGGCCATTTTACCTGCTTCATGACCTGTCCCGTGATAAATATCGAAATGATGGCCTTTGATAGCCCCACCTACATCAAGGGCAACCATCATACGCATTTCGTAACGCCCCGTAAATTTACCCGTATTATCCAGAACAGGGATTTCAGCCAATAATGCGGTGCCAGGTGGTATCAATGTTTTATCAGAAGCAACAGAAGCTTTAGCAATCAGCGGTACTGCACTTGCCCCTCTTACTGGTACAAATGATTGTGGTTTAAAGAAAACAAATGAAGCATTCTCTTCAAGTAGCTGGCGAACTTCTTGCTCACTGTGGCTATTTGTCCAATCATGGATTGCTTGCAGAGACATTTTTTCTAAAGGAACTTCACCACGATCTACAAGAACCTTACCGATGCTTTTATATCCATGACCATTTTTGCCTGCGTAACCAAAGAAATTTAATGGGCTACCATCACCAAAATCAACATAGCCACTGCCTTGTACTTCCATCATAAAATTATCAACAGCTGAGTTGCTATAAGCCAAAATCAAATTATCGCTTAAAGCACCATTATAGATGGCAGCACGGCTAGGCAATCGTTTCTTTCCTTTTGGCGGCATGGCATAAAGTGGATGTTGGAAAGTGCCTTGTTTAGTACGACGTGCTTCAATAACTGGGGTATAGTAACCCGTAAATTGCACGTTACCGTAGTTATCTACCCCTTCCATCTGGAAAGCGGTTAAATTGAAATTTGCCAACAATTTAGGATCACCACCCGCAACTAACCAGTTTTCAATTGCATGGTAGGTATCATTGTTATTTTGAAAGAGTCTTGGTGATGCATTTTTGATTTCAGTAATTTGGCGCTCGAAGTCTTGCGAGTTGACAGGACGCCCCTGAACATTCAGTTGGCTGACTTGTTTAAGATCTTGATTTAAACGTCCATCTTTATATTGCTGCCCTTTGTCCGTCGGATGAGACTGACAACCCGCCAACAACGAAATAAATGCCCCTGCGACACACCATTTTTGCCATAGTTTCATATCATAATGCCCACACCAATCCAATATGTAGCGCACAATAGCAAACCCAAATCAATAATGAAATGACAAAAATTATTTAGTACGTTAATTAATTCATTCACTCATACATGAGTTTAATAAATGAGCATGGAGAGTGATTTTTGTTCTATTTATGCGAAATTTTGAAAAAAAACACGAAAAAACTTGCATCAGATCTCATCCCGAGTATAGTGCCCGCATCGGACGCGGGGTGGAGCAGCTTGGTAGCTCGTCGGGCTCATAACCCGAAGGTCGTTGGTTCAAATCCAGCCCCCGCAACCAATAATAAGTTAGTATCAAAATATATTTCAGGCGCGGGATGGAGCAGCCTGGTAGCTCGTCGGGCTCATAACCCGAAGGTCGTCGGTTCAAATCCGGCTCCCGCAACCAATATCCCTGAAATATACCCTCTTCTGTCGCGGGGTGGAGCAGCTTGGTAGCTCGTCGGGCTCATAACCCGAAGGTCGTTGGTTCAAATCCAGCCCCCGCAACCAATTTTCGTCATTTCCAATAGAATCCACAAATAAAAAAGGCAACTCACATCTCTGTTCGCCGCCTCTTAAAAACGCAATATCATCTGATTAATTTCTTATGGCAAGTTCACCGCCATTGCGGAAATAAGCTTTAATTCCATGAAAGATTGATTCAGCCATTTGCTGCTGAAATTTAGCCGTTTTTAGTTTTCGCTCTTCCTCAAGGTTACTGATAAACGCCGTCTCAACTAAAATAGAGGGGATCTCCGGTGCTTTAAGTACCGCGAAGCCTGCTTGATCGACTTTGTTTTTATGTAAGCGGTTCACTTTCCCCATACGCTTTAACACTTCATCACCAAACTTCAAGCTATCATTGATGGTCGCCGTTTGCACTAAATCAAGCATCGTATGGTCAAGGTATGCGTCTCCACTTTTACTCACCCCACCAATTAAGTCAGCTTCGTTTTGAGTTTGAGCAAGGTAGCGGGCTGTGTTACTCGTCGCCCCTTTAGTTGATAACGCGAACACAGAAGAACCATTTGCAGAGCGATTAGTGAAAGCATCAGCATGAATTGAGACAAACAAGTCCGCTTGCATTTTCCGCGCCTTCGCAACTCTAACTTTTAATGGGATAAACACATCTTCATTACGTGTCATATAAGCACGCATTTCAGGATCTTTATCAATTAGCGCCTTTAAACGCCGTGCGATTTGCAGCACCACGTCTTTTTCGCGTGTTTTATATTTACCCATTGCCCCGGGATCTTCACCGCCATGACCTGGGTCTATCATGATAATAATTGGGCGATCTCTACCTGCTTGACCTGGTTTTTTGGCCTGAGCAGGCATTTTTTCTTCTAAATCACCTTTATTGTAATCTTCTAGTAATGCCAATAATGGATCATCATTTGCACTAACACCCTGCGGATAGAAATCCATCACTAAACGATTTTTAAATTCAGCAACTGGGCCTATAGTAAAAATCTGTGGGCTAACTTTATTTTTAACTTCAAAAACCAAACGTACTGTTTTTGGATCGAATTGTCCGACCCTAACTAATTTTAAGTGAGGATCTCGAGATTGAATTTGCGTTCCCATTTGCTTCAGAACATTATTCAGCTGCACACCTTCGAGATCAATAACTATGCGCTCAGGATTGTGTAATACCAACTGACGATATTTTAATGGGACAGTCGATTCTAACGTTACTCGTGTATAAGACGATGCCGGCCAAATACGAACGGCAATAACGTTACTACTCGCAGCAAAACCGAATGGGCTAACGCTGAGCAACATAACTGCCGCTGCCCCTTTGATAAAGCGGCGCTTCGATGAACTGTGATCTCGGTGACTCATCAATAATTCCGAACCTAAAACATAATATCAGGTGATTTTAGAATAAAAGCCAAGTAGAGGCCAGAAAGATAACTCTAACGAATCATTAGCATACTGTCATCAAGAATACACATTTAAATATAGAGATATGTAAACTCAAATAATAAAAATGTTACAAGTCTTATCTTATCTTTTACTTGATATTTATCGCTAAAAAGAATAAAAATACATAATTAACGAATAAAAATTCACTTAAGAGGGTGGTTATGAAAGAGCGCAGCACCGAATTGGTTGATGAATTTCGCCATTCGGTACCTTATATCAATGCCCACCGCGGCAAAACGTTTATTATTATGCTTGGTGGCGAAGCAATTGCGCACGAAAATTTTCCAAGTATTGTCAATGATATAGGGCTATTACATAGCCTTGGGATCCGTATTATTGTTGTTTATGGCGCTCGCCCACAAATTGAAGGCATTTTAGCTGAACATAATTATGAGGCTATTTACCATAAACATACTCGGGTTACTGATTCGAATACACTTGAATATGTTAAACAAGCCTCAGGCGCTTTATTACTTGATATTACTGCACGTTTATCAATGAGCCTGAACAATACGCCATTACAAGGTGCCCACATCAATGTCGTTAGTGGAAACTTTGTTATTGCCCAACCACTTGGTGTTGATGATGGTGTTGATTATTGTCACAGCGGACGTATTCGTCGTATTGATGAAGATGCTATCAATAAGCAACTCGACAATGGTTCTATCGTGCTAATTGGCCCAGTTGCTGTTTCTGTCACAGGAGAAAGCTTCAACCTCACTTCCGAAGAAGTTGCTACTCAACTCGCTGTCAAAATGAAGGCGGAAAAGCTGATTGGTTTTTGCTCTTCGCAAGGTGTTGCTGATAAAGAAGGTAATATTTTATCTGAGCTGTTCCCCAATGATGCAGAAATTCGTATTCAAGAATTAGAATCTGAAGGTGATTATTACTCAGGAACCGTTCGTTTCTTACGCGGAGCTGCGAAGGCTTGTCGCCGCGGAGTGCGTCGTAGCCACCTATTAAGCTATCAAGAAAATGGAGCATTGATCCAAGAACTATTTTCCCGTGAAGGTATCGGTACGCAAATTGTTATGGAAAGCGCAGAGCAAATCCGCCGTGCCAATATTAATGATATCGGAGGGATCCTTGAGCTTATTCGCCCTCTTGAACAACAAGGTATCCTAGTTAGACGATCGAGAGAACAACTTGAGATGGAAATTGATAAATTTACCATCATTGAACGCGATAGCTTAATTATCGCATGTGCTGCGCTATACCCCTACCCCGATGAAAAATTAGGTGAAATGGCCTGTGTTGCAGTGCATCCTGACTATCGCAGCTCCTCTCGAGGAGAAGAGTTATTACATCGTGTCGCATTACAAGCAAAACAATTAAGGCTAGATAAATTGTTTGTCCTTACAACACGTAGCATCCATTGGTTCCAAGAGCGAGGCTTCGTACCTGCGGAAATTGAAATGTTGCCTGTAAAAAAACAGGCTCTCTATAATTACCAACGACGCTCTAAAATTTTGATGCTTGATTTAAAAACGCAAGCAGATAAATAACTCACTAAACGACTAACCTAACTCTTAGGTTAGTCGTTGGTTATGCACTTATGATTTAGGCTATTACGCTATTTGCACTATGCGTGATTTTTCACAGAGTGGGAAGCTATCAATCACAGGCTGGATGAGTGCTGACATCTCTGCAAATGAAGTACCATAGAAATAGAATGCAGTTTCTGTCGGTCCTTCCCAAACGCCATGGATTGCACCTATCTCTTCAACAGCCTCATCCAGTTTATCGAAAATTTCATTAATATCGCTATTTTCATAAACCTCATCAGGTAATTCAGTACCATTGAAATATAGCGCCAGCCCTTCTTCATCACCAAACTCAATTACGGTGTCTTCACCATGAATGACTAAGCGAGATCCTTTAGGAGCTAACATTGATGAAAACAATTGAATAATCAAGCTAATATTCTCATCGCTTGCATCTGCAACCGCGAGTTCAATATCGCACTCTTCGGCTTCACCATTATCAGAAAGTAAAGTTCCACCACCAGTCACTTGGATTTCTTTTCCCATTCCTTGCATGACTTGTGTAAATGCATCCTCTAAATCAGCACGTCTTTCCGGTTCAATCCTAGCTTTTAATGTTACCGTCATCGCCGTCATTTCTTGCTGGTTTTCCATATCATTACCTTTTTGCATTTAAATCCAATTATATTGCCAAAACTACGGGTGTTACTTTTCTTTGGCACTCAAAAGCTGTATTGCCAAACCACTACGCCGTTTGGTTGGTGTTTCAATAGCGCGACGAATGATTTTCATACCGCAATACAATGAAAGTTCTTTTTTTGCCCGAGTAATTGCTGTGTAGACGAGCTCACGAGTCAATACAGGCGAATATACCTTCGGTAAAACTAAAGCGGTATGAGTAAACTCCGAACCCTGTGATTTATGAACCGTCATTGCATAAGCTGTTTCATGCAATGGTAAACGATTAGGCTGAATACCTTTAATTGTTCCATCTGGGTATTGAAAGTATGCCCTTAATGCACCATCTTCATCTGGAAGTATGATACCTATATCACCATTAAATAAGCCTAGTGGGCTATCATTACGGCTGATCATAATAGGCCTTCCTGCATAATGTTTGTTCATCTGATTGTATGGACGGTGGATCAACCCTTGCCGATGAAGCAGTTTTTCTAGCTTGTCATTGATCCCCATAACACCATAAGGGCCATCTCTCAAAGCAGTCAATAACCGATATTGATTAAACTTATGTAACACCTCAGAAGCAAGCTGCCTAGTTTTTACTGCTAACAGATATTCCTGATAAAAGCCTGCCGCTGCAATCAACATTTGTGCATAATCGTCTTCATCTTGTTGTAAGTATGTATGCACATCGGCTAAGTCCTTAGTTAATAATTTTTCAGCGTGCTTTGTATCACCTTCATTGACCGCTAAAGCTAACTGCCCTATTCCTGAAGATGCAGAGAAACGATAACTTTTGCGTAGTAAGCACAGGCTATTTCTAATTGGGGGTCCTTGCTCAGAAGTAAAATGTTCAAGCGAATAATTGGTCAATTGAGATAACTCAGCGGCTCGTTGAGGACTGTAGCCTACATCAGCAAATTGACAAATATCACCAAGTACAGCTCCCGCTTCTACCGATGCTAACTGATCTTTATCACCTAAAAAAATTAATTTTGCCTGTTTGGGTAAAGCCTCAATCAACTTCCCCATCATCGGCAAATCAACCATAGATGCTTCATCGACAATCAATATATCTAGCACCAATGGGTTATCTTGATTGTAGCGAAATTGCTGGCTTTCAGGTTGTGCACCTAATAATCGATGCAGTGTTTTAGCCTGATTGGGTAACATGCCTCTCTCATCATCATTAAGTGGCAAGCTATTTAATGCTGTCCCTAAAGATTCTGTTAGCCTTGCTGCCGCTTTTCCTGTTGGTGCTGCAAGTTCAATTTTAATAATTTGCTTATTATTGACTGCAAGTTTAATTAAAGCGGCGAGGATCCGTGCAACTGTGGTTGTTTTTCCTGTTCCCGGACCACCTGAAATGACAGATACTTGACTAGTGACTGCAACTGCCGCAGCTATCTTTTGCCAATCGATTTCATTGGCTAAAGGAAATAGCCCATCTAATATGAGTTTAACCGCTTGGTTATCATACTGAGGCAACGAAGTATGCGAAAAAAAACGAGATACCCTTTGTTCGTATTGCCACAAACGCTGAAAATACAAGAAATGATTAGATAAAATTAACGGTGATAGCTCTTTCTCATCAGCTAAAGAGACAAAAGGCGCATCTTTGATATCTTGATAAATAGCTTCGGCACTCGGTTCCCCGATTGCTAGCCAAAATTCCTCAGCTAATTCAGGATGCCTACCTGCAAATAACGTCTCAACACTAATTTCAGACAACGCTAAACACACGTGCCCAGCCATAGTCTCCGAACTTAATAAAGCTGCGGTAAAGAGTAATAATGGGCTCTGCCCTTCTGCGATATTGTAAGCAAACTGAACATCAAGAGGCGTGAACAAATGTTCTTCAAGCGCTTTATCAAACAGCTCTTTCATCATTTTTCTTGTTCCTCTAATGCCTTACAAAATAGCTGATCAAGCTCATTGATAAACGAAGATTCAGGTCGATAATAGAAAATACCATTTTTCGACTCAGCCCGATCAATACCTCGTAAGAAGAGATAATAAACTCCTCCAAAATGCACATCATATTGATAATTTGGTAAACGTTGTTTTAGATAGCGATGTAATGCCAATGAATACAGCTGATATTGTAAATCGTAACGATGATCTACCATGGCTTCTGCCATGGCGGCTTGAGTATAACTCTCTGCACTTTCACCGAGGTAATTTGATTTATAATCAAGAATATAAAACTTACCTTTCCATAAAAATGTCAAATCAATAAACCCCTTCAAAATACCTTGAACTTTTTCAAAGTTAAGAGGCGGGCATACTTTAGATAATGGGTCATAACGATGCGTAATTTGATCAAGCTGTTTAGCTTCTAATAAACTATCAATAGGTAGGTAAAACTGCATTTCATCTAGCATATCACTGGCCGCTAATGCAGATAAACATAAGCCATCATCGTTAAGCGGCGCTTGAACAATCGCAGTCAGCCATAGCTGAAGCATATCGGCCCATTTACTCTCAAAGCCCGAGAGCTCTAATTTCTCCACCAGCCACTCTAATGAAACCTCTTGAGAAAAATCGATTTCTTCCATTAGTTCATGTAAGAACGTGCCTGGAGCTGCTCCTTTAGGGAATTGATGAGGCGTTAAAGTCTGTTCATCTTTTGAAGGAAGAGAGGCATCAATACTCACTTCAATATCCATTGTGGGTGCGAGTGAGTTCGCCAACTGTTCAGCACTAATTGTTTGTGCACTTTCAACATGCCCACTACTGTAGCTTAAACCTGAATAACTCGTAACTCGCCAATGATCATCAAAAAAACGGGTAATATTCCTTGCACAAAGCACTTCATCATCGACTTCACTTAAAGATAACGAATTGGATTTAATATGTGCTATTTGTTCGACACTAATCGTGCTATTAACTAGCTCAGCTAATCTTGCATTAAGTAAATTAAAATCCCCTGCTTCACCTTTTTGTATTAAATAACCTAGAGCAGATAAATGCAGATCTGTTTCGCCGCTTTTCTTGCGGTTACCTTTAATGATAGGGGCAATACCAACACTACAATGATAAATAGCACGAGTGAGTGCAACATAGAGTAAGCGTAAATCCTCAGCTAAACGTTCTTGATCGGCAAGCGCTACGTTTTCTTCACTATCCGCTAAATCTAAACGTGTACCGTAATCTTCACGATCATGAAAGAGGGCTTTTGATTGTGGTAAAAAATTGCTCACAAAAGGTAGCCAAACAATTTTATATTCAAGCCCTTTCGATTTATGAATAGTGCTGATTTGCACTAAGTGTTTATCGCTTTCTAAACGCATTTGTTGGGCATTCGATTGATGGTCTGGATGAGCTATTTGCTGTGTTAACCAGCGAACTAGCGTATGTTCCCCTTCAAGTTGTAAAGACATTTCTTGAAGTAGCTCACCAATATGCATCATATCCATCAAGCGCCGCTCACCATCTGTCGCAGCAAGTAATGTTTCCGCAATATGCCGCTCTGCCATCAGTACCCGTAACATAGGTAATACTCCCCGCTTGTGCCAAATTATGGCATAGCGGGTAAACTCATCGACCAGTGCTTCCCATGCTTTTTCATTATAATTCAAAGCATCTATTTGCTGAGCATCCAACCCAATAAGACCTGTCGCTAGCGCACAACGCAACACTCGCTCTTTTTCTGGAGACAATACAGCTTGAAGGATCCATAACAGATCCTTTGCTTCTTGGGTGGCAAATACACTTTCACGATTTGATTGGAACACCGAGGGGATATTTAATTGGTTCAAAGCATCTCGGATCAAAACAGCTTCTCGGCGGCTTCTAACTAATACCGTAATATCTGCCGCAGAAACTGGTGATTGCTTCCCATCACCATTTTGAAAAACCGCAGTACCAGCTAATCCCCCCTGTAACCATTCACTGATTTTCCCAGCACACTGTGATGCCATGGTTTGCTCATAATCAGTAATGGATACCGCTTCTCTATCTAGATGCCAAAATGTCAATGCCGTCAGTGCCTGACCATTTTCCAATAATTTTTTACCTGCATTTTTTGCAGAGAAATTAACAGGGTTGAATGGAATTTGTTCAAATATAAACGGATTATCACAATGTCTAAAAATGTGGTTTACTGCCTCTACCATATGCTCAGATGAACGATGGTTCGTTTCTAACGTATAATGGGCGTTAACCTGCTTCTTAGCCTCAATATAGGTAAAAATATCTGCTCCGCGAAATGCATATATTGCTTGTTTCGGATCACCAATAAATAATAAAGCGCTGTGTTCGACACCACGATATATACGCTGAAATATACGGTATTGTTGTGGATCTGTATCTTGAAACTCATCAATCATTGCGACAGGAAAACGCTGGCTAATTGCCTCAGCCAGAAACTGCCCACCTTCATTTTTCAATGCTTTATCTAAGCGAGTCAGTAAGTCATCAAACCCCATTTCACCACGACGATGTTTTTCATGAGCAATACTTTGCCTCACTTCAGTAATAGCGAGAGGGATAATTAAATCTTTAATCGTCAATGATTGTGTAAGCAATTGGTCGATTTGAATAAATGCTTGATGTTCAGGACCAACACCGCTTTTCGATTTTTCATGTAAAGTGGCTTGAGAGAAGCGAATAATCTCTTTAGGCAATTGATAATCTTGGGTATCTTCCTCTGCCCAACAGGTTATTTTTTCTAACCAACTGGGTAAATAACGAGAGCTATAGCTGCGTTTATCGACATCTGAGTTAGTGATTAATTTTTCAAATTCACTGCACCCATCTAACCATGCAGCTTTGACATCATTAATTAAGCTAATAAAACGTTGATGTCGTTCTTCAAAGGTCTCTGTATCCTCTCCTCCATTAACAATATATGGCATATCCCCTTGTAAAAACGGTTTTATTTCAGCCAATAATGCTTCTGGGCTATTCCATTGTGACAAAATAACTTTTGCCATCGAATAATCAAGAGGATAAAAGTGGCGGCGCCAAAAATCAGCGCATGCTTGCTTTTGAATTGGTTGTTCATCTTGGATCATATTTTGTTCAAACAAAACGCCCGATTCAAAAGCATTGTTGACTAACATCCTTTGGCAAAAACCATGAATAGTATAAATAGCCGCTTCATCCATTTGCCGTTCAGCCGTTAACAACCAATTTGCTGCAAATTCTCGTTGTTCTGGAGTTGCAATTTGTGAAAGTAGCTCCAAATATTCAGGCTGATCCTCAAACCCTACCCCCTCACGAATACACGCGAGTCGCATATTATGGATCCGCTCACGTATGCGACCACGCAATTCGTTGGTTGCTGCCTCAGTAAAGGTCACAACCAAAATTTCCTCAACGCTAAGAGGCCGAGGGAAAGCATTTGCTTCCCCCAACCCAAGCAGTAAACGCAGATAGAGGATCCCTATGGTATACGTTTTACCGGTACCCGCTGATGCCTCAATTAATCGCTGCCCTTGTAAAGGCAATGAAAAAGCATCTAGCAATTGGGAACTTATCTGCATTTTATTCACTCTGCATCTTCCTTAATTGGTAACATCTTTTGGAACTCTGAAGCATTTGGATAGAACACCCAGCCTTTCAGTGGTGCGTATCCTGTTTTTTCATCAACATCCTGACCAATAACTTGAGACGTTAACGCTAAACCTTTACGTTGCATCACTGCATTTTGGTAATAATCAATAACTTGCTGCTGTGTCGTTTTACCAAATAATTCAATAACTTTAGCTCGAGTATCAAAGGTAAAGATATTGCGGCTAAAGTCAGATGAATAGCGTCCTACCTCTTCATAGAAAGTTTGTGGTGGTTGCTTCATTTCTGTAATGATCGACTGTTTATACTGTTCAAACTCTTGAGCGGGTAATTTTTTCAACTTTTCAAGAGCCGTACTATAAAACTCTTGATAACGAGTATTTAAGTAATCAGGCGTTTTTGCATTACTTTGCAGTAAGAACCCAACCCCCCACTGATCACCTAAACCTACTTTGAATGCAAACACAGCATAACCAAGTTGCTCGTTAGTTCTAAGCTGATCATAGAACCATGGTTGAATAATATTAGACAGTAAACCAGATAGCACAGCCCCCTCAATACGGCTATACCCTTCAGGAATAAAAATTTCTGCTAACGCATTATCCGTGCTTTTGGCTTGATTATGAAAATCGGCTAGATAAGGCTTATCAATCACAACAATGTCACCACGCCACCAGCCTTTTCCTTTGCTTTTCAGTAAATCACGAGCATCTTTAATAACATTAATACTTTGTTTATCGGTTAAATTACCAATTACCATAGCTTGTAATGACGCGCTCTCTATCACTTTACTACGGTATTTCGTGATATCTTTTAGAGAAATACTGTCTAATGTAGATAATCGCTCTTCTTGTTCAAAATAAGGAACAGTATCGATACGTCGTAGTGGCTGCATAGCTATTTCATAAGCCTTAGCATTATTGGCTACTTTTATTTGTTCCTGATACCAAGATTTAGCTTGAATAAGCTCTCTTTCTGTTGGCTCAAAGCTTAAATACAGCTTTGTCATCGATAGAAATAGCTCAGGTAAATGCTGAGTATATCCACTCGCATTAAACTGCAATCCAACGCCTTGTGAAACAGACACCGACATACCTGCTACCGATGCTTGATATTGCAGCTCATCCATTTTTAATGATGCTATATATTGCAATAATGCTCCAGTCACTTGGGATTTAGCATCTTGATCACCAACTTTTGTTTTCAGTAATAAATTAATAGTTGCTTTAGGTTCATCTGCAAAATATTGGCTTGGCATATACAGCACACGTGTATTGCCATCCTGATAAACTAATTCAGGATGTTTATAGGTTTTTTCTGTCTTAATTAATGACAAGTTATCCGGAATGTATGGGTTCAATTCAGGTAACCTAAATTTCATTTTAGATTCTAGCTGCTCCCATTGGGTTAACTGCTTCTGAGTTATTTTATCGACCTGATAAGCTGCATCAACAAAGTAGGCTTTCTTATTGTGTGGCTCATTTGGGCTAATAAACCAAATCCGTGCATCCTTAGCCGTTAGCTCAGAGAGCCTTGCCTTTATTGCCGAAGGATCATATTTGTCCGCAATATAATCAGAATCTAATACATGGTTGACCGGTACATTAATCATTTGGTCTGATAACCATTCAATGTAGTTCATATCTCTGACAATAGAGCCATAACGGAACGATAAATTCAGTACATTCGCGATTTCATCAAAGTAACTTTTGGTTACCCCTTCTTTTTTCAACAGATCAATATAAGCAAATACAGCCGCAATAATTTCATCACGTTCTGCCAGCCCTTTATCTGTCAAAGTAATGTAGATAGAAAAAGTCCCATAATTCCGATCTGCGTTAGGCATTGCAGAGGCACTAATCCCCTCAGCCAATCCTTCAGAAACTAGCCAATCTGCTAATGTGCCAGGACTGCGATTCCCGATTAGATAACCAATGTATTCATCACTTTTACTGCGAAAATCAGCCATATTGTTCTTAATACTGAACTCTAATTGAATGGCTTTTTGTGGCTGAGCAGGGATATAGTGGATCACAATCCCTTTTTCATTGTCTGTGACAGCGGGAACATCCGTTGTTGGCGCTTTAACATTATGGTCTGGAATACGCCCAAAGGTTTCTGCTGCAATTTTTGCCAGCGACTCAATAGATTGGTCACCATACAGAACACCATTCATCAAATTCGCCGAATAATATTGCTTATAAAAACCCACTAGCTCATCTTGTAACTTACTACCGGGTTTATCTTGCAACGTCTCTAAATTTCCACCAGAAAAGCGTGAG
This portion of the Providencia manganoxydans genome encodes:
- the recD gene encoding exodeoxyribonuclease V subunit alpha, yielding MKELFDKALEEHLFTPLDVQFAYNIAEGQSPLLLFTAALLSSETMAGHVCLALSEISVETLFAGRHPELAEEFWLAIGEPSAEAIYQDIKDAPFVSLADEKELSPLILSNHFLYFQRLWQYEQRVSRFFSHTSLPQYDNQAVKLILDGLFPLANEIDWQKIAAAVAVTSQVSVISGGPGTGKTTTVARILAALIKLAVNNKQIIKIELAAPTGKAAARLTESLGTALNSLPLNDDERGMLPNQAKTLHRLLGAQPESQQFRYNQDNPLVLDILIVDEASMVDLPMMGKLIEALPKQAKLIFLGDKDQLASVEAGAVLGDICQFADVGYSPQRAAELSQLTNYSLEHFTSEQGPPIRNSLCLLRKSYRFSASSGIGQLALAVNEGDTKHAEKLLTKDLADVHTYLQQDEDDYAQMLIAAAGFYQEYLLAVKTRQLASEVLHKFNQYRLLTALRDGPYGVMGINDKLEKLLHRQGLIHRPYNQMNKHYAGRPIMISRNDSPLGLFNGDIGIILPDEDGALRAYFQYPDGTIKGIQPNRLPLHETAYAMTVHKSQGSEFTHTALVLPKVYSPVLTRELVYTAITRAKKELSLYCGMKIIRRAIETPTKRRSGLAIQLLSAKEK
- the argA gene encoding amino-acid N-acetyltransferase translates to MKERSTELVDEFRHSVPYINAHRGKTFIIMLGGEAIAHENFPSIVNDIGLLHSLGIRIIVVYGARPQIEGILAEHNYEAIYHKHTRVTDSNTLEYVKQASGALLLDITARLSMSLNNTPLQGAHINVVSGNFVIAQPLGVDDGVDYCHSGRIRRIDEDAINKQLDNGSIVLIGPVAVSVTGESFNLTSEEVATQLAVKMKAEKLIGFCSSQGVADKEGNILSELFPNDAEIRIQELESEGDYYSGTVRFLRGAAKACRRGVRRSHLLSYQENGALIQELFSREGIGTQIVMESAEQIRRANINDIGGILELIRPLEQQGILVRRSREQLEMEIDKFTIIERDSLIIACAALYPYPDEKLGEMACVAVHPDYRSSSRGEELLHRVALQAKQLRLDKLFVLTTRSIHWFQERGFVPAEIEMLPVKKQALYNYQRRSKILMLDLKTQADK
- the mltA gene encoding murein transglycosylase A, translated to MKLWQKWCVAGAFISLLAGCQSHPTDKGQQYKDGRLNQDLKQVSQLNVQGRPVNSQDFERQITEIKNASPRLFQNNNDTYHAIENWLVAGGDPKLLANFNLTAFQMEGVDNYGNVQFTGYYTPVIEARRTKQGTFQHPLYAMPPKGKKRLPSRAAIYNGALSDNLILAYSNSAVDNFMMEVQGSGYVDFGDGSPLNFFGYAGKNGHGYKSIGKVLVDRGEVPLEKMSLQAIHDWTNSHSEQEVRQLLEENASFVFFKPQSFVPVRGASAVPLIAKASVASDKTLIPPGTALLAEIPVLDNTGKFTGRYEMRMMVALDVGGAIKGHHFDIYHGTGHEAGKMAGFYNHYGRVWVLKKSQPLFGTVL
- the amiC gene encoding N-acetylmuramoyl-L-alanine amidase AmiC gives rise to the protein MSHRDHSSSKRRFIKGAAAVMLLSVSPFGFAASSNVIAVRIWPASSYTRVTLESTVPLKYRQLVLHNPERIVIDLEGVQLNNVLKQMGTQIQSRDPHLKLVRVGQFDPKTVRLVFEVKNKVSPQIFTIGPVAEFKNRLVMDFYPQGVSANDDPLLALLEDYNKGDLEEKMPAQAKKPGQAGRDRPIIIMIDPGHGGEDPGAMGKYKTREKDVVLQIARRLKALIDKDPEMRAYMTRNEDVFIPLKVRVAKARKMQADLFVSIHADAFTNRSANGSSVFALSTKGATSNTARYLAQTQNEADLIGGVSKSGDAYLDHTMLDLVQTATINDSLKFGDEVLKRMGKVNRLHKNKVDQAGFAVLKAPEIPSILVETAFISNLEEERKLKTAKFQQQMAESIFHGIKAYFRNGGELAIRN